One window of the Micromonas commoda chromosome 11, complete sequence genome contains the following:
- a CDS encoding predicted protein yields the protein RVLLVDDDRLVRMVLAALLRRMDAICVTASDGAEAVDKCASGEFDLVIMDLRMPVMDGLEATRRIREMDADVPIVGLTANTMPEDTARFMRSGANEVIYKPISADNVEKLLSRY from the coding sequence CGCGTGCtcctcgtggacgacgatCGGTTGGTTCGCatggtcctcgccgccctaCTCCGGCGCATGGACGCGATCTGCGTCACCGCATCCGACGGAgccgaggcggtggacaagtgcgcgagcggcgagttCGACCTGGTGATCATGGACCTGCGAATGCCGGTCATGGACGGTTTGGAGGCGACGAGAAGGATTCgggagatggacgcggacgtgcccATCGTCGGGCTCACCGCCAACACCATGCCCGAGGACACCGCGCGGTTCATGAggagcggcgcgaacgaggtCATCTACAAGCCCATCAGCGCGGACAACGTGGAGAAGCTGTTGAGCCGGTAC